A window from Gemmatimonadaceae bacterium encodes these proteins:
- a CDS encoding cystathionine beta-synthase encodes MSERNRTPYHSVLETIGWTPLIRLNRVTRGIRTPVYAKAEFFNPGGSVKDRIGMPIIERAEREGQLRPGGTIVEGTSGNTGIGLAIAATLKGYRCIFTMPDKMSQEKVRLLKAFGAEVIVTPTAVPPDHPDNYVMMAKRIAHETPNAILANQFYNDANSDAHYATTGPEIWEQTEGRVTHFVCAAGTGGTITGVAHYLKERNPKIQIISGDPVGSILAEMWRTKGQSKPEGTPYKVEGIGQDKIPGTLDMSVIDDFMTVTDKESFGMARRLTREEALFVGGSSGLIVHVALHVARRIDDPEACVVTILPDTGERYLSKLYNDEWMRENQLLDADRTTLASVLSSKPPTNQPVVSAAPGTTVRQALRLMSLHDVSQLPIMEAGNCVGSVSDSSLSAKSLDDTKLLDSTVGAVMDPPFPMVDGQQPVDAIAKLLSKSNPAVLVRSNGTVTGIVTRSDMLSYLMARG; translated from the coding sequence ATGAGCGAGCGCAATCGCACCCCTTACCACTCCGTCCTCGAGACCATCGGATGGACGCCGTTGATTCGGCTCAATCGAGTCACGCGCGGCATCCGCACCCCCGTTTACGCCAAGGCCGAGTTCTTCAATCCGGGCGGATCGGTGAAGGACCGGATCGGAATGCCGATCATCGAGCGCGCGGAGCGCGAAGGACAATTGCGACCCGGCGGAACGATCGTCGAGGGAACGAGCGGCAATACGGGCATCGGACTCGCTATCGCGGCGACGTTGAAGGGATATCGCTGCATCTTCACGATGCCCGACAAGATGTCGCAGGAGAAAGTGCGCCTCCTCAAGGCATTCGGGGCGGAAGTGATCGTCACTCCGACCGCGGTTCCGCCGGATCATCCCGACAACTATGTGATGATGGCGAAGCGGATCGCGCACGAGACGCCTAACGCGATTCTCGCGAACCAGTTCTACAACGACGCGAACTCCGACGCGCATTACGCGACGACCGGGCCCGAGATCTGGGAGCAGACCGAAGGACGTGTCACGCACTTCGTGTGCGCCGCGGGAACCGGCGGCACCATCACCGGCGTCGCGCACTATCTCAAGGAGCGCAATCCGAAGATTCAGATCATCTCCGGCGACCCGGTGGGATCCATCCTCGCCGAGATGTGGAGGACGAAGGGGCAGAGCAAGCCCGAGGGGACGCCGTACAAGGTCGAAGGGATCGGGCAGGACAAGATTCCCGGGACGCTGGACATGTCGGTCATCGATGATTTCATGACGGTGACCGACAAGGAATCGTTCGGCATGGCGCGCCGCCTGACGAGAGAGGAGGCACTGTTCGTCGGAGGCTCGTCGGGGCTCATCGTGCACGTCGCGCTGCACGTGGCGCGTCGCATCGACGATCCCGAAGCGTGCGTCGTGACGATCCTGCCCGACACCGGCGAGCGCTATCTCTCGAAGCTGTACAACGACGAATGGATGCGAGAGAACCAACTGCTCGACGCGGATCGCACGACGCTCGCAAGCGTACTGAGCTCTAAGCCACCCACGAATCAGCCCGTAGTGAGTGCTGCTCCCGGCACGACCGTGCGTCAAGCATTGCGTCTCATGTCACTGCACGATGTGTCTCAGCTTCCGATCATGGAGGCGGGCAATTGCGTGGGATCGGTGAGCGACTCGTCGTTGTCGGCAAAGAGCCTCGACGACACGAAGCTCCTCGATTCGACGGTCGGTGCAGTGATGGACCCACCGTTCCCAATGGTGGATGGTCAGCAGCCGG
- a CDS encoding energy transducer TonB yields MGRESRVVSALLVAAVLSSAACVDKEQSQKLMKGFEAGPQHPDEAPKMLNKELPFHYPQALFAKKVQGNVTLKLFIDRNGHVHPDSTQVVESSGYASFDSAAIRGSQELQFVPAKTKGEPQPVTILFPVYFRFPGAPPLPGDTILKKGPRG; encoded by the coding sequence ATGGGCCGAGAGTCGCGAGTCGTTTCCGCGCTGCTTGTCGCGGCGGTGCTGAGCAGCGCTGCCTGTGTAGACAAGGAACAGTCGCAGAAGCTGATGAAGGGCTTCGAGGCGGGGCCTCAGCATCCCGACGAAGCTCCAAAGATGCTCAACAAGGAGCTCCCCTTTCACTATCCCCAGGCGCTGTTCGCGAAGAAGGTGCAGGGGAACGTCACGCTGAAGCTGTTCATCGATCGAAATGGGCACGTGCATCCCGACTCGACGCAAGTTGTGGAGTCGAGCGGCTACGCCTCATTCGACTCGGCCGCGATTCGTGGTTCGCAGGAGTTGCAGTTCGTTCCGGCGAAAACGAAAGGCGAGCCGCAGCCGGTCACGATTCTGTTCCCGGTGTATTTCCGATTCCCCGGAGCACCTCCGCTGCCCGGAGACACGATCTTGAAAAAAGGACCGAGGGGATGA